The genome window GCCGACGCTCATCACGGCGTCGATCAGCAGACCTGCGAGGCGCGCGCCTACGCCGTAGCGCGCAAGTTCAAGCCGCTGCTGGTCAATACGGTGGTGGGTTTCATCGGCCCCGAATACCTCTACAACGGCAAGCAGATTATTCGCGCGGGGCTTGAGGATCATTTTTGCGGCAAGCTTCTGGGTGTGCCGATGGGCTGCGACATCTGCTACACCAATCACGCCGAAGCGGACCAGGACGACATGGACATGTTATTGACCCTGCTGAGTGTAGCAGGGTGCAATTTCATCATGGGCATTCCGGGATCGGATGACATCATGCTCAACTATCAGACCACTTCGTTTCACGACGCCTTGTATGTGCGTCAGGTGCTGGGACTAAAACCCGCGCCGGAGTTCGAGGCGTGGTTACAGAAAACCGGCATCTTCGAGCCCGGCGAGCGTCCCCGCCTGCGCGAAAAATTGCCGCAGCCGTTCGAGCGCGCGCTGGCTCACATCGCCTGACGGGATCGTTCACATGCAAGACTCCAAAACCACGCCGGTCATAGCCAATCCGTGGCAACAATTGCGGCGCTTCACCAGCGCGCGCATCGCGCTCGGCCGCGCGGGTGTGAGTCAGCCGACGCAGCCGCACCTGGCGTTTCAGGTCGCGCACGCGCAGGCGCGCGTAGCGGTGCACCTGCCGTTCGACGGCGAAATGCTGGAGCGTACGTTGCGCGAGCGGGGGCAGGAGGTCATCCGCCTGCACAGCGCGGTGCCCGACCGGTTCACTTACCTGCAGCGGCCCGACTGGGGGCGGCGACTTGACGAGGATTCGCGCAGCCACCTCGAAGCCCGGGCCGCGAAACTTGAGGATCACATCGACGTCGTTTTCGTGATCGCCGATGGCTTGTCGGCGCTGGGTATTCACGAGCACGCCGTGGCGTTTCTGGATGCGGTGCTCGCGAAGCTCAAGCCGGAAGAATGGCGGCTGGCGCCAGTCGTTGTCGTGGAGCAGGGGAGAGTCGCGATAGGCGACGAGATCGGCGAAGTGCTGAAAGCTCAGATGGTGGTGGTGGTGATCGGCGAGCGGCCGGGTTTGAGTTCACCGGACAGCGTGGGCGTTTATTTCACTTACGGCCCGCGCGTTGGCCGCAACGATGCGGAACGCAACTGCATCTCCAACATTCGCCCGGCGGGTTTGAGCTTCGACCGCGCCGCGCACAAGCTCTGCTATCTCATGAGCGAGGCG of Gammaproteobacteria bacterium contains these proteins:
- the eutC gene encoding ethanolamine ammonia-lyase subunit EutC is translated as MQDSKTTPVIANPWQQLRRFTSARIALGRAGVSQPTQPHLAFQVAHAQARVAVHLPFDGEMLERTLRERGQEVIRLHSAVPDRFTYLQRPDWGRRLDEDSRSHLEARAAKLEDHIDVVFVIADGLSALGIHEHAVAFLDAVLAKLKPEEWRLAPVVVVEQGRVAIGDEIGEVLKAQMVVVVIGERPGLSSPDSVGVYFTYGPRVGRNDAERNCISNIRPAGLSFDRAAHKLCYLMSEARSRKLSGVKLKDQAESSEQPLEGPTAERNFLSTDQVDS